One window of the Kwoniella dejecticola CBS 10117 chromosome 3, complete sequence genome contains the following:
- a CDS encoding glycine dehydrogenase: MSIHLIKRSSRLLARPTRSIVSSSSSSRLFSTSTHILRPHATSPAQSSTTAVQPHPHPPSTSFHPETTSIFTPLDTFLRRHNGPRASDVESMLSTLGYESMDAFIDDTIPKAIRVDKLTDKESSKTGIRPFSELELARRVEEVAGMNKPMKSYIGMGYHNAIVPPVIQRNVLENPAWYTAYTPYSPEQSQGRLESLINFQTVTTTLTGLPIANASLLDEATAAGEAMAMCLANVPKNKLSKGKKAFLVSPSVAPQTIAVLQTRASGFGIELKVAESNESFIKEVEELGEEKLMGALVQYPDVDGAIGDWAEVAAKVKSLGAKTVVTTDLLALTMLKPPGEWGADIVCGNSQRFGVPVGYGGPHAAFFACTDDLKRKMPGRLVGLSKDSRGAPAYRLALQTREQHIRREKATSNVCTAQALLANMTAMYAVYHGPEGLRQIAGKVHSLTRILSESLASLDFTTVNKTFFDTLTIDVSSAGVTAAQVHAESLKSSINFRPIDDKTIGITLDESVGPLDLTDIVNVFYRVKGQKEIEPEQLQDLASKLELTSESVNSPIAHHARTSEFMTQPVFNKHHSETHMLRYMMHLQEKDYSLVHGMIPLGSCTMKLNSTSSMVPLSRKEFGGIHPFAPKDQVKGYEVLIKELEEDLSLVTGYDATSVQPNSGASGEYAGLKVIQAYHESQGQGHRDVCLIPLSAHGTNPASAAMIGYKVVPIKALDDGSLDLKDLKEKAEKHKDNLAAFMVTYPSTFGVFEEGIEEANKIVHDNGGQVYVDGANCNSLVGLTSLGRVGGDVSHTNLHKTFSIPHGGGGPGVGPISVKSHLAPFLPTHPIISTGGSKAIPAVSAAPYGSASINTISWAYIKMLGGEGLTEVSKIALLNANYIAERLRPYYNVRFSNKNGRVAHECLVDLGEFEKSAGLKVSDFSKRLQDYSFHPPTAQWPISTCWLIEPTESESKAELDRFIDALISMRKEVDEITSGEQPKDNNVFKNAPHPLNILVDDKWDKPYSREKAVFPVPSLRKTKFWPSVGRVDDAAGDLNLICECGSVEEYA; the protein is encoded by the exons ATGTCTATTCACCTTATCAAGCGATCTAGCCGATTATTGGCTAGACCCACCAGATCAATCGtttcctcgtcctcctcttcgcgattattctccacttccacgCATATTCTTCGTCCCCATGCTACGTCCCCAGCTCAATCATCTACCACCGCTGTCCAaccgcatccgcatccgccATCCACTTCGTTTCACCCAGAAACAACATCCATCTTTACACCGCTCGATACTTTCCTTCGTCGCCATAATGGACCGCGAGCGTCCGACGTCGAGTCTATGCTCTCGACCCTCGGGTACGAGTCCATGGACGCGTTCATAGATGATACTATCCCAAAAGCGATCCGAGTAGACAAACTCACCGATAAGGAAAGCAGTAAGACTGGTATTCGACCCTTCAGTGAGCTGGAACTTGCTCGAAGGGTGGAAGAAGTAGCTGGGATGAACAAGCCCATGAAGAGTTATATCGGTatggg ATATCACAACGCAATTGTCCCGCCAGTTATTCAAAGGAAT GTCCTCGAAAACCCAGCCTGGTACACGGCTTACACACCGTACTCTCCCGAACAATCCCAAGGACGTCTCGAATCCCTCATCAACTTCCAGACCGTCACCACGACCCTTACCGGCCTTCCAATCGCCAATGCATCCCTGTTGGACGAAGCTACTGCTGCGGGAGAAGCGATGGCTATGTGTCTCGCCAATGTCCCAAAAAACAAATTATCAAAGGGCAAAAAAGCATTCCTCGTGTCGCCCTCGGTTGCTCCTCAGACCATCGCTGTGCTACAGACCAGAGCCAGTGGATTTGGCATTGAGCTTAAAGTGGCTGAGAGCAACGAGAGCTTCATCAAGGAAGTAGAGGAGCTGGGGGAAGAGAAATTGATGGGTGCTTTAGTTCAATACCCGGACGTTGACGGGGCTATTGGAGATTGGGCAGAAGTAGCTGCGAAAGTCAAGAGCCTAGGAGCGAAGACGGTAGTCACTACGGATCTGTTAGCTTTGACTATGCTTAAACCACCTGGAGAGTGGGGTGCGGATATCGTCTGTGGTAATTCTCAGCGATTCG GTGTCCCCGTTGGCTACGGTGGACCTCATgcagctttcttcgcctgcACCGATGACTTGAAGAGAAAAATGCCCGGTAGATTAGTCGGCTTGAGTAAGGACTCGCGAGGAGCCCCCGCATACCGACTGGCTCTGCAGA CTCGAGAACAGCATATCAGACGAGAGAAAGCAACTTCTAATGTCTGTACTGC CCAAGCTCTTCTCGCCAATATGACCGCTATGTACGCAGTCTACCATGGTCCGGAAGGCCTCCGACAAATTGCCGGCAAAGTTCACTCGCTCACTCGAATTCTCTCTGAATCGCTCGCCTCGCTCGACTTCACTACCGTGAACAAGACGTTTTTCGATACTCTCACAATCGACGTGTCCTCCGCAGGAGTGACCGCAGCCCAAGTCCATGCCGAATCACTCAAGTCATCCATCAATTTCCGACCAATCGATGACAAGACCATCGGTATCACTTTAGACGAAAGTGTCGGTCCGCTCGACTTGACGGATATCGTGAATGTCTTCTACCGAGTTAAGGGCCAGAAGGAGATTGAACCTGAACAACTCCAAGACTTGGCTTCGAAGCTCGAGTTGACGTCGGAATCCGTCAACTCACCAATCGCCCATCATGCCAGAACCTCCGAGTTCATGACTCAACCAGTATTCAACAAGCATCATTCCGAAACTCACATGCTCAGGTACATGATGCACTTGCAAGAGAAAGATTACTCTTTGGTACACGGTATGATCCCCTTGGGATCATGTACCATGAAGCTCAACTCCACATCGTCTATGGTACCGCTTTCCCGAAAAGAATTCGGAGGTATCCACCCTTTCGCGCCAAAGGATCAAGTCAAGGGATACGAAGTACTCATTAAggagcttgaagaagatctcagcTTGGTCACGGGATACGATGCGACCTCCGTCCAACCCAACTCAGGAGCATCGGGTGAATATGCCGGTTTGAAGGTCATACAAGCCTACCATGAATCgcaaggacaaggtcatCGAGATGTGTGTCTGATTCCACTCTCGGCACATGGTACCAACCCAGCGTCGGCTGCGATGATTGGCTACAAAGTCGTGCCTATCAAAGCCCTCGACGATGGATCGCTTGATCTGAAAgatttgaaggagaaagccgAGAAGCACAAGGATAACTTGGCTGCGTTCATGGTCACCTACCCATCAACCTTCGGTGTCTTCGAAGAAGGTATTGAGGAGGCCAACAAGATCGTGCACGACAACGGTGGTCAAGTCTACGTTGACG GTGCCAATTGTAACTCGCTTGTAGGATTGACATCGCTCGGTAGAGTGGGAGGTGACGTCAGTCATACCAACTTGCATAAGACGTTCTCGATCCCTCAcggaggaggtggtccaGGAGTCGGACCAATTTCAGTCAAATCCCATCTTGCTCCCTTCTTACCTACTCATCCTATCATCTCAACTGGAGGATCTAAAGCTATCCCAGCAGTATCGGCCGCACCCTACGGATCTGCTAGTATCAACACCATCTCGTGGGCGTACATCAAGATGTtaggtggagaaggcttGACTGAAGTCTCCAAGATCGCTCTGCTTAACGCCAACTATATTGCCGAGCGACTCCGACCTTATTATAATGTGCGATTCTCCAACAAAAACGGCAGAGTCGCCCATGAGTGTTTAGTCGATCTGGGAGAATTCGAAAAATCAGCCGGTCTGAAAGTCTCGGATTTCTCGAAGAGATTACAAGATTACTCATTCCACCCTCCGACTGCTCAATGGCCTATAAGTACTTGTTGGTTGATCGAACCTACGGAAAGTGAATCGAAAGCTGAACTTGACCG ATTCATCGACGCGCTCATCTCGATGAGAAAGGAAGTAGACGAAATCACCTCGGGCGAACAACCTAAAGATAACAACGTATTCAAGAACGCCCCCCATCCGTTGAATATACTGGTCGATGATAAATGGGACAAGCCGTACTCGAGAGAGAAAGCTGTATTCCCCGTTCCTTCTTTGAGGAAGACCAAGTTCTGGCCTAGTGTAGGAAGAGTCgacgatg CTGCTGGTGATTTGAACCTTATTTGTGAATGTGGTTCAGTCGAAGAATACGCATGA
- a CDS encoding mitochondrial 37S ribosomal protein uS7m, producing MSLRAPLTTARRTFATSSRAFAEPASSSAQSGFSPLRDLLISSTSSSSSSSSSSSSSRFTPTPSTGSEAASAETPTSPFNVHNIPPKADPTLDLFTNCLMKDGKKDEAQKMVSRILTMLHQSTNLSPQPLLKQAIDLSSPSIKILSMRKSAKTILTPRALTERQRTRQGIAWLLKASEKGRKGTVSRDQRIAKEVLAVLEGGSDVFKWLEDRHKTAYLNRSNMTAR from the exons ATGTCGCTCCGTGCTCCCTTGACTACCGCCAGACGGACATTCGCTACGTCTTCGCGAGCATTCGCTGAaccagcttcatcttccgctcaaTCTGGATTCTCTCCCTTACGCGATCTCCTcatctcttctacctcgtcgtcttcgtcttcgtcctcgtcctcctcatcttctcgattCACACCTACACCATCAACTGGATCAGAAGCAGCATCAGCAGAAACACCGACTAGCCCCTTCAATGTGCACAATATACCGCCAAAGGCCGATCCGACTTTGGATTTATTTACGAATTGCCTGATGAAGGACggtaagaaggatgaggcGCAGAAGATGGTCAGTAGGATATTGACGATGCT ACACCAATCCACCAATCTATCCCCCCAACCGCTCTTGAAACAAGCCATCGacctctcttctccctctaTCAAGATCCTCTCGATGCGGAAATCCGCCAAGACCATCCTCACTCCGCGAGCGCTCACCGAACGCCAGAGGACAAGACAGGGTATCGCCTGGTTATTGAAGGCCAGTGAAAAAGGTCGTAAGGGTACAGTATCGCGAGATCAGCGGATCGCAAAGGAAGTTCTGGCTGTTCTTGAGGGGGGATCGGATGTGTTTAAATGGTTAGAAGATAGACATAAGACTGCTTATTTGAATAG ATCCAATATGACTGCTCGATGA
- a CDS encoding mitochondrial 54S ribosomal protein bL32m, translating into MAALSLSARSSALSLRPSLNVGRPVWSLQCLASTSSSSTSSSTPALPLSSVAPIDTPSTSPISSWTSIFPSFSLESILELIPPIVWASVPKKKTSHSRKSMRSANKGLKNKTNLSLCEACGSIKLTHHICPTCYSQISRRWKREARGELPPLGEIREPVVEQQQNTQP; encoded by the exons ATGGCTGCCCTTTCCCTGTCCGCACGCTCTTCGGCCCTCTCGTTGCGACCTTCACTCAACGTTGGTCGACCAGTCTGGTCATTACAATGCCTcgcctcgacctcgtcttcctcgacctcctcatcgacCCCCGCCTTGCCCTTATCATCCGTCGCACCGATTGATACCCCTTCGACATCCCCTATATCATCATGGACCTCGATATTCCCTTCTTTTTCTCTAGAGTCGATACTGGAATTGATTCCTCCGATCGTGTGGGCGAGTGTACCGAAAAAGAAGACTTCGCATAGTAGGAAAAGTATGAGAAGTGCGAACAAGGGATTGAAGAATAAGACCA ATTTATCGTTATGCGAAGCATGCGGCTCAATCAAATTAACCCACCATATCTGTCCGACATGTTATTCCCAGATTTCGCGCAG atggaagagagaagcAAGGGGCgaacttcctcctcttggAGAGATCAGAGAACCTGTAGTAGAGCAACAACAAAACACACAACCGTAA